From Streptomyces sp. NBC_00376, one genomic window encodes:
- a CDS encoding IS3 family transposase encodes MNEIFAFIEAEKTTHNIAWLCRLLNVARSSFYAWRAAAKDRAARRAGDEALAHEITVIHLASRHTYGVPRIHAELRRLGRRVNRKRIARLMRERGIQGAHRRRRRSLTRPDKKARPAPDLIGRDFHAERPGTKLVGDITFLPTAEGWLYLACWLDLATREVVGYAMADHHRASLVVDALRMAHCRGDLQPGCVAHSDRGSEYTSDQFRREIRELGLQQSCGRTGSCFDNAAAESFWALLKEEIGTRTWPDRATARADVFAFVETFYNRRRLRKHKVLGYLTPTETRQHQQQALAA; translated from the coding sequence GTGAACGAGATATTCGCGTTCATCGAGGCGGAGAAGACCACCCACAACATCGCTTGGCTGTGTCGGCTGCTGAACGTGGCCCGCTCCTCCTTCTATGCCTGGCGGGCCGCTGCGAAGGACCGTGCTGCACGTCGGGCTGGCGATGAGGCCCTGGCCCACGAGATCACCGTCATCCACCTTGCGTCCCGCCACACCTACGGCGTCCCGCGTATTCACGCCGAACTGCGGCGCCTGGGACGGCGCGTGAACCGCAAGCGCATTGCCCGTCTGATGCGCGAACGTGGCATCCAGGGCGCCCACCGGCGCCGCCGGCGTTCGCTGACCCGGCCGGACAAGAAGGCCAGGCCGGCCCCGGATCTGATCGGCCGCGACTTTCACGCGGAGCGGCCGGGCACGAAACTGGTCGGGGACATCACTTTCCTCCCCACGGCCGAGGGCTGGCTCTACCTCGCGTGCTGGCTGGACCTGGCCACCCGCGAGGTCGTCGGCTACGCGATGGCCGACCACCACCGTGCTTCCCTGGTCGTCGACGCGCTGCGGATGGCTCACTGCCGCGGCGACCTGCAGCCCGGATGTGTTGCGCATTCGGATCGCGGCAGCGAATACACGTCAGACCAATTCCGGCGAGAGATACGGGAGTTGGGCCTGCAGCAGAGCTGCGGCCGCACCGGATCATGCTTCGACAACGCCGCCGCGGAAAGCTTCTGGGCTCTGCTCAAAGAAGAGATCGGCACCCGCACCTGGCCCGACCGGGCCACCGCGCGCGCCGACGTCTTCGCCTTCGTCGAGACCTTCTACAACCGCCGCCGATTGCGCAAACACAAGGTCCTCGGCTACCTCACCCCGACCGAGACCCGGCAGCACCAACAACAAGCCCTCGCGGCATAA